The Anaerotignum propionicum DSM 1682 sequence AGCTGCATAAATACAAGAAATTCTCTTCTGCGATTACCATATGGGATAATGCTTTAGACCGCCTTACACAATGGTATGAGCGGGTAATCCGCTGGGCACTGTCCCATCGTAAAACAACTGTGCTTACAGTATTGGCAGTCTTTGTTGCCAGCCTGATCACCGTGCCTATGACAGGTATGGACTTTATGCAGGAGTCGGATGAAGGCACTGCCAGTGTTGAAATATCTCTGCCTAACGGAACTGCACTGGAAACCACCGACGAAGTTGCGTTAGAGGCAATGTACCGCCTCCAGACCATTCCCGAGAACGAAACGGTTTATGCAATTATCGGTGCAGACTCTATGTCCAATAACAGTGCAAAAGCAACCGTTTATATGAACTTAATACCAAAAAATGAACGCTCTCGCACCACTGCGGAGGTATGCGAAGAAATCAAGACTTTATTGGGGGATATTCCGGGAATAGAGCTTTCTGTATCCGCATCCCAATCCTCCATGGGCAGCACAAGCGGCGGCGACGTAACCTTCAATGTTTATGGCTATAACAATCAAACCTTAATGAGTGTTGAAGATGAAATTGTTAATATTATCAGCAACATTGATGGCTTTACCGATGTGGAAGGATCCACCGGAAATACGGTGCCTGAGGCCATGGTTAAAATTGACCGTAGCAAAGCTTCCCATTATGGCGTAACTGCAGGTAGCATTGCAAGTGCTTTAAGTGCCGCAATTTCCGGTACAACCGCAACTGAGTATAAAGTAGATGGGTCCGAATTGGATGTTGTTCTTCGTTATAACACTGAAGAGTTGAATTATTTGACAGACTTGAATAATCTGACGGTAACCTCATCGACGGGCGCGCAGATTCCACTTTCTGCCGTTGCAAACATAGAAATCAGCGAAAGCGCAACCTCTATTACTCGAGAGAACCAAAAGAATTATATTTCCATCAGTGCTAACACGCCCAACTTAAGCGGAAGTGAAGCACAGAAGCTGATTGATCAGGCCTTGTCAACCTATGATTTCCCCGAAGGTTGTACATATTCTTACTCGGGAAATATGGAAATGATGATGGATGCCTTCAGAAGCTTGATGATTTGTATGGTCATCGCAGTACTTTTGGTTTATATGATTATGGCTTCACAGTTCGAATCCTTGCGCTATCCGTTTATCGTTATGTTCTCCATGCCTTTGGCAATTACAGGCGGTATCCTCGGTTTGTTCATAACAGGTCATACCGTTACCATGCCTGCTCTGATGGGCTTTGTTATGCTGGTGGGTATGGTTGTAAATAACGGTATCGTTTTGGTTGACTATGCAAATCAGCTAATGGGAAGAGGGTTAAACTGCCATGATGCTTTGGTAACAGCAGGCCCCAGACGTTTACGTCCCATCTTGATGACTACATTAACAACGATTTTAGGTATGATTCCTATGGCGTTAAGCAAAGCCGAGGGCAGTGAAATGATGCAAAGCTTGTCCATTGGCGTTATTTTCGGTCTTGCCTTCTCTACCGTTGTAACATTGGTATTCATTCCTGTTCTTTATCTTTGGATGAATGAAAGAAAAGATAGAAGAATACAAAAGAAAGAAGCACGAAAAGAGAAAAAAGCATTGAAGGCGAAAAAGAAAGTAACTGCATAAAAATATTCTCATTCGGTATTGCTTTTCTCATCGAAAAGGCACTATACTGAAAGAAGGGTAAAAAGCCCGTTTTGCAATGCATATCTTTAGGGAGGCAAGCGGGCTTTTTTCTTTTGCCTGACGAAAAAGGTACTTGGCTTTTTCAAAGCACTTATTGAATTATGAGAAAGGAAATACCGTATGAAGCTTTCAAAAATATCAGAACATATTTATTATATGGAACATGATCCCGAAACAGATCGCCCTGCCCTGGGGTATATCAAAGGAAAAAAAGGCGGCTTTATGATGGATGCAGGAAACTCTGCTGCCCATTATCAGCTTTTCATGGAAAAATTACAGGAAAATCAACTTCCATCTCCTCGTTATCTTTCAGTGACTCATGCCCATTGGGATCATACCTTTGCCCTTTGGGCAACGGATGCTGTTACCATTGCTGGGGGTAAAACCAATAAGGAATTGGAAAAAATGTCCCACTGGACATGGGATGATGCCTCCATGGAAAAACGTCTGGAAACCGGTGAGGACTCAGATTTTTCTGACACACACATTCGTAAGGAATATACCCATCGCAGTGATATCAAGGTAAAAACTGCTGAAATCAGCTTTAATGGTTCCATGACCATTGATTTGGGGGATATCACCTGTATCCTGCGGGAAATTGTTTCCCCACACTGCAGGGACTCCGTCATTTTTCTCATCCCTCAGGATGAAGTTATTTTTCTGGGTGACTCCTATTGTTCTGTTCCCAAAGGAGAAGAATGGGTCTATGATAAAGTATTACTGACTGCATACATTGATGAACTGGAGAGAATTGATTTTCGCCATGCCATTAAGGGGCACCATCCTCCTCAGACGAAGGAAGCTCTTCTGGCAGAATTGCGGGCAGAATGGAAAAGGTTATAAGCATAAGGAGCTTTTTTGTGTGTTTAAGGCATGAAAAAATCATCATCCTTTGAAAAACCCCCATTTTCTAAGAAGTTCTTTCAAAATCCATGAAAAAAAATCCGGAAAATCCATTAATTTCTCAGACCATATTTAAATTTTATAGACAGACTGACACACCCATTTTGGATGTGTTTGTTTCTTGTCATATAAAAAAGCAGAAAAACAATTCTGTTTTTCTGCTTAGACCGTCAATACCATCACTGGAAAATGGAGGGTTTCATTATAAATCATACTTTACGGTAAAAGAGATTATCCCTGCCTCATTGGGCGCAATGGTTTCAGGAGGTAAATAAAACCCTAGGCCGTCTTTTGTGACATAAAACCCGACTATATCCAAGTTTTTTTCCAAACGTGCCTTAGCATTGGAATAAAAACCAGCTGGTTTCTCATCAATAAGGGCACCAAAGGAGGTCATCCAAAATGCCTGAAGTTCCTTTTCGCTATCCCCTATGATATCGGAAAGGGTAAGTTCCTTTCCATTTTTCGCTGAAAACGTATGTGAGGTACAGCCTCTTTGACCCTGCATTTCACCTGTATATTGGGTACTTGTTCCATAAAAGGATACAAATTTACTGTCTTCCCTTGTTATTTCATAAGAACCTACATAGTAGTAAGGGGAAAAGGATATTCCCTTTGCCTTGGCAGCCTCATACTCGGTTTTTGCTTTCTTCCCATAGGTATCCACATAAGCCTTTGCTAAAGCTTTAGCCTCTTCATTCAACGTTTTTTCCATTTGGCTTGCATAACTCCCTTTGCTTTTTGGAATATCCATACGGAAAGATAAAACAACGGTTCCATCATCAGCCTTTACTGAAGTGGTATCATTATTCTCTCCACCTGATTGGGAAGAAATCACAGTCACCACATACCCTTGGGGATCCCATCCTACCTGTGCATCAAAGGCCTCTGCAACGGCACGCAAAGGCACTAAGGTTCTGCCGTTCATGATACGGGCAGGTACTGCCATGGTATATTTCAATTGCCCGTTTTTATAAAGGCCTGCATCGCCAATTTTAAGTACAATCGTATCTCCATTTTTTGTGGAAGTAATGGTTTGGTCAGACTCAGACCAAGCCACCTCACTGCCCAAGGCTTGGAAAATTGCCCGCATAGGCACTAACGTACGATCCTCAACGATGACTGGGGGTTGGTCAAAAGTTATCCCCTGTCCATCCACATATACTTGTATTGCCGGATAAGCAAATACTGTGGTTGTCCATAACATGGCAGCGGCTATGCTTGCCAATAACATCTTTTTCATGGTTTTTCACCTCTTTTTTAGCTTTCCTTCTCAGAAGCTTCTTTTTCCTTTGCCAATTCTTCCGCCATTAATGCATATTTCATGGCTAAACCACCGCAATAGCCAATAATCTGCATACAGTTCTTCTTTCTTGCCTTTCCTTCAAACTCACCCATAGGTGCGGAAAGCTCTTTGCAAATCAGAGTTCCGTAATGATCTTCAATTTCACGAACCATCTCCCCAATTAAAACATAAATATCTTTCAACTCGGCAATTCTCTCCCCTACAGTTTCTTTTTCAAAGGGGTTCTTTCTACCAAGCACACCGCTTAACGCCATCACTGCACCTGTTATTGCGCCACAAGTATTTTTCGTGTTGCCCATGCCCGAACCAAAAGCTGTTGCTAATGCAATAGTCTCTTTTGGCAAATCTATCTTGTCCATATCAAAAAAAGTACACATAATGCATTCCGTACAATTTAAACCTTGTCGAAAATAATTACTGCTACTTTGTTCTGCCTGTTCCACCAATGTCAATTCGGCCTTTTCCTCATCCATCACAAAACCTCCAAACCTCATTTTATTATTCTGCGTAACAAAGTTACGGAATCTAATCAAAGTCTTATGCTACTATCATACCATAAATCAGAACTGCATCAGCAAAAAATTTTGTTTTCGACTTATATTTTATAAATATTTACGTAAGTTACCGCCAGTTCTATAGCTCTCTGCCCATTAAAGCATACCATAAAACAACAAATTATAAATTGAAAGGATAATTTCGTATGAGAAAATTAGCAAAGATTAATTTAGATAGATGTCCCCAAAATCACAGATGTCCCTCTTTACAGGTTTGCCCCGTTGGAGCTTTGACCCAAGATAATCCCTATTCTGCTCCCGTTATTCATGAAACCCATTGCATAGGCTGTGGAAAATGCGCCATGGTATGTCCCAAAAAAGCCCTGTTCATGGTAAAGGAGGGCTGATATGAAACGAATTGCAATTGTATCCAAAACAGACTGTGTGTCTTGCGGCTGTTGTGAAAAGGCCTGCCCCAAAAATGCCATTGCCGTATACCGTGGCATCTATGCCAATGTAAATCAAGGACAGTGTATTGGCTGTGGTCTTTGCGTAAAAGCTTGTCCTGCCGATATCATCTCTCTAAAGGAGGCTGATCTCGTTGGCTAAGAAAAAAAACTGGTACGACTACCTTTGGGTTGCATCTTCCCTTTATCTGATTCTGGGATTTTTTAATATATTGTTTGCTTGGCTTGGTCTAATTTGCTTTCTGGTTCCCCTCATCATGTCTTTCACAGGGGGAGAAAAAGGTTATTGCAACCGCTACTGTGGCAGAGGT is a genomic window containing:
- a CDS encoding MBL fold metallo-hydrolase yields the protein MKLSKISEHIYYMEHDPETDRPALGYIKGKKGGFMMDAGNSAAHYQLFMEKLQENQLPSPRYLSVTHAHWDHTFALWATDAVTIAGGKTNKELEKMSHWTWDDASMEKRLETGEDSDFSDTHIRKEYTHRSDIKVKTAEISFNGSMTIDLGDITCILREIVSPHCRDSVIFLIPQDEVIFLGDSYCSVPKGEEWVYDKVLLTAYIDELERIDFRHAIKGHHPPQTKEALLAELRAEWKRL
- a CDS encoding C-GCAxxG-C-C family protein, which codes for MDEEKAELTLVEQAEQSSSNYFRQGLNCTECIMCTFFDMDKIDLPKETIALATAFGSGMGNTKNTCGAITGAVMALSGVLGRKNPFEKETVGERIAELKDIYVLIGEMVREIEDHYGTLICKELSAPMGEFEGKARKKNCMQIIGYCGGLAMKYALMAEELAKEKEASEKES
- a CDS encoding 4Fe-4S binding protein, translating into MRKLAKINLDRCPQNHRCPSLQVCPVGALTQDNPYSAPVIHETHCIGCGKCAMVCPKKALFMVKEG
- a CDS encoding 4Fe-4S dicluster domain-containing protein — its product is MKRIAIVSKTDCVSCGCCEKACPKNAIAVYRGIYANVNQGQCIGCGLCVKACPADIISLKEADLVG
- a CDS encoding stalk domain-containing protein — translated: MKKMLLASIAAAMLWTTTVFAYPAIQVYVDGQGITFDQPPVIVEDRTLVPMRAIFQALGSEVAWSESDQTITSTKNGDTIVLKIGDAGLYKNGQLKYTMAVPARIMNGRTLVPLRAVAEAFDAQVGWDPQGYVVTVISSQSGGENNDTTSVKADDGTVVLSFRMDIPKSKGSYASQMEKTLNEEAKALAKAYVDTYGKKAKTEYEAAKAKGISFSPYYYVGSYEITREDSKFVSFYGTSTQYTGEMQGQRGCTSHTFSAKNGKELTLSDIIGDSEKELQAFWMTSFGALIDEKPAGFYSNAKARLEKNLDIVGFYVTKDGLGFYLPPETIAPNEAGIISFTVKYDL
- a CDS encoding efflux RND transporter permease subunit, which encodes MLSRLCIRKPVTTIMVTLMVFIAGIVAYSGLNLSLMPNVDIPVVLVSTSYVGAGPEEIENLVSKPLEDALGTVNNVDTITSISNSNAALVMVQFVDGTDIDMAAIDLRDVLDRAKSSLPSNADDPVIFKIDMNAIPIYLGVTADNLDLNALNNLLEDDILPRLERIEGVASIDLSGGIEKEVRITVDPTKLTGYGLNVNTLSQILAAENMNLPSGSLTQGELKVPVRTIGQFTSVEEIKDLPIATPTGAIIHLSDVANVEEVDKDQTNIAYLDGERGIMISVNKQSTANLVKTSEKLQKELDAITAQYPELHMSIVMDTSDYIKDSLSNITETAFLSALIAFFVLLAFLKNPITSAIIAISIPTSILATFALMYLAGMSLNLISMGGVAIGIGMLVDNSVVVLDSIYQYYERGYSPKEASEVGAKEVTMAITASTLTTVAVFLPIAFVKGSVGQLLQNLSFAITFSLAASLVVAITFVPMASALLLQKNKKTKLHKYKKFSSAITIWDNALDRLTQWYERVIRWALSHRKTTVLTVLAVFVASLITVPMTGMDFMQESDEGTASVEISLPNGTALETTDEVALEAMYRLQTIPENETVYAIIGADSMSNNSAKATVYMNLIPKNERSRTTAEVCEEIKTLLGDIPGIELSVSASQSSMGSTSGGDVTFNVYGYNNQTLMSVEDEIVNIISNIDGFTDVEGSTGNTVPEAMVKIDRSKASHYGVTAGSIASALSAAISGTTATEYKVDGSELDVVLRYNTEELNYLTDLNNLTVTSSTGAQIPLSAVANIEISESATSITRENQKNYISISANTPNLSGSEAQKLIDQALSTYDFPEGCTYSYSGNMEMMMDAFRSLMICMVIAVLLVYMIMASQFESLRYPFIVMFSMPLAITGGILGLFITGHTVTMPALMGFVMLVGMVVNNGIVLVDYANQLMGRGLNCHDALVTAGPRRLRPILMTTLTTILGMIPMALSKAEGSEMMQSLSIGVIFGLAFSTVVTLVFIPVLYLWMNERKDRRIQKKEARKEKKALKAKKKVTA